From Chelatococcus sp. YT9, a single genomic window includes:
- a CDS encoding iron-sulfur cluster assembly scaffold protein — protein MLNDIYNRRILELAADIPRLGRLAKPQASATAHSKLCGSTVTVDLVMDHDTVTDFAHDVKACALGQASSSIMARHVIGATAAELREVRDEMRRMLKENGSPPGGRWSDLEVLEPVRDYKARHASTLLTFDAVVDAIGKIEAAKAEGQAVLETGVPAS, from the coding sequence ATGCTGAACGATATCTATAATAGGCGAATTCTCGAGCTGGCGGCTGACATTCCCCGGCTCGGGCGACTGGCCAAGCCCCAGGCTTCCGCGACCGCGCATTCGAAGCTGTGTGGCTCCACGGTCACGGTCGATCTCGTGATGGATCACGATACCGTTACAGATTTCGCCCACGACGTGAAGGCCTGCGCGCTCGGTCAAGCATCGTCCTCGATCATGGCACGCCACGTGATCGGCGCGACGGCAGCGGAACTGCGGGAGGTGCGGGACGAGATGCGCCGGATGCTCAAGGAGAACGGCTCTCCGCCGGGGGGGCGCTGGTCCGACCTTGAGGTACTGGAACCCGTACGCGACTACAAAGCGCGTCACGCCTCCACGCTCCTGACCTTCGATGCGGTGGTGGACGCGATCGGCAAGATCGAGGCGGCAAAGGCTGAGGGGCAAGCCGTGCTCGAAACCGGCGTGCCGGCCTCGTAG